The stretch of DNA TAATATTGGAAGTATTGTGGAGTTTGATCCGGCAAAGCTGTATCAGCAGCTTGTGGACACGGAAGCGGCCTACAATGAAACACAGGTGCCGACCTTGTTCTTCGGCAGCCATGATATGTCACGGTTTATTTCTAGGTTCGGCGGTGAGGAGGACCGAGCCAAGCTCGTTGCGACCTTTATGCTTACCGCTCGAGGGGTGCCTTTCATCTATTTCGGTGATGAAATCGGCATGCGCGACTGGATCACCGATGACATCGCGAAAATGAAGGATGTGCAAGGAATCATGGGCTACCAGCTGGCAGTGGAGGCTGGCAAGTCGCATGAGGAAGCGCTCGTCATCGCGAATGACAAATCACGTGACAAATCGCGGACACCGATGCAATGGGATGCAGGTGAGTATGTCGGCTTTTCTGAGCAGAAACCATGGATTACCGTTCCGAATGAGGCAGCCAAAGTGACGGTAGAAAGTCAATTGGACGCGCCGGAATCGATGCTTTCTTTTTATAAAAGCTTACTAAAACTGCGCAAGGAACATAGAGCTTTAACCTTAGGAACCTATGAATCTTTACGTTACGAGGATGGATTGATGACGTTCATCAGAAAAGATGAATCAGAACGAATCCTTGTGGCGCTGAACTTTTCGGAAGAGCCGAAAACAGTTGATGGGTCAGCTGGCACCTTGCTGCTATCGAACAAACGAAAGGTTCTTGATGGGAAAACAATTTTGGGCAACGAAGCCATGATTTTAAAGGAGGATCTTGAGTAATGACCGTTTTAACAAAAGGGAATGTCAAAACATGTGAACAGCTGGTGGAGGAGTTTGCGAAAACACCTATGAATCCTGAAAAAATTATCTTTACAGGAGTAGGCGAAAACGATGTGTATAACATTTCGGCGCCGTTTGAGGATGAAGGGGAGCTTGTCATTGCAGGGCGCGTTGAGTCACGTGACAGCGAGCACTCGAATGTGCATTTTTTCGTTGAGCGAGAAGGGCAGTGGGTACCGCGTGAAGGCGCACCTGTCTTGGAATTACAGGATCCTTTTTTTACAAAAATTGCAGGGGAACTCGTCTTGGGCGGCGTTCAAATTTTTCCGCACCCCATCAATAAAGGCGCCCTCGGCTGGAGAACCGTTTTTTACAAAGGCGCCAACATTGCAAGCCTGAAGGAATTCGCTAAAGGACCAGACGGCATGAAGGACCTTCGCTTAATCGAGTTAAAGGACGGAAGCATCGGTGTATTGACGAGACCTCAAGGAGAAAAGGGCGGCCGTGGAAAAATTGGCTGGACACGCATTGCATCCTTAGATGAGCTTACCATTGATGTGGTGGAGCAGGCGCCTTTATTAGAAGGCCAGTTTATCAACGAACAGTGGGGCGGAGCGAACGAACCGCATCTTCTTGCCAACGGACTTGTCGGTGTGTTAGGACACATTGCTTCTTTTGATGAAGAAGGAAATCGTCACTACTATCCCATGGTGTTTGCCTTAAATCCAGAAACAGGTGACATCTCTGATATCGAGTTAATCGCTACAAGAAGTCATTTCCTTCCGGGCCCTGCCAAGCGTCCAGATTTAATCGATGTGGTATTTAGCGGCGGGCTTGTACGAAAAGGTGATGGAACGGCTGATATGTACGCAGGAATCAGCGATGCGGAAGCGCAAAAAATCACGATTATTGATCCGTTTTTACAATACGAAGGTTAAGAGGAGACTAGACAAATGAACGTATATAGATATGAACAGAACCCATTAGTAACTCCGGCAGATGTTACGCCACATCGCGAGGATTTCGAGGTGATCGGTGCGTTTAACGCAGGCGTAACCACTTTTAACGATGAAATTATCATGATGCTTCGTGTGGCCGAGCGCCCGATTAGTCACGACCCAAATATTGTGAAGGCGCCGATTTATAATCCACAAACAAACGAGCTTGAAATTATCGAGTTCCGTTTAGATGACCCGACGTATGATTTTTCTGATCCTCGTGTGATCCGCAGAAGCGGCGATACGCAAGGCTTTGAGTACTTAACGTCTATTGCGTATTTACGTATTGCCCGCAGCAACGATGGCGGTCACCATTTTACGATTGATGAGAAGCCGTTTGTGTATCCATCCAATGAGTTAGAAACGTTTGGAATTGAGGACCCAAGGATTACGAAGATTGACGATACGTATTATATCTATTTCAGTGCGGTTTCACCGGTGGGTGTCGGGGAATCGATGGTGTCCACGAAGGACTTTGTTACGACGGAGCACCACGGGATGATTTTTGCACCGGAAAATAAAGATGTGTTAATTTTTCCTGAAAAAATTAACGGAAAATATTACGCGATTCACCGACCAGTTCCAAAGAGTGTAGGGATGCCGGAGATGTGGATTGCGGAATCTACGAATCTAATACACTGGGGTAATCACAAGCATTTGTTAGGTTTACGTGAAGGTATGTGGGATAGCGCGCGTATGGGCGGAGGAGCGGTTCCATTTAAAACGGAAAAAGGATGGCTTGAGCTTTATCATGGTGCGACAACGGATCATCGCTATTGCATGGGGGCCGTGTTGCTAGATTTAGAGGATCCAACAAAGGTGATTGCACGCTCTGATCAGCCGATTCTGGAGCCGGAAGCAGAGTATGAGGTTGAAGGATTCTTTGGAAACGTTGTTTTCTCTTGCGGTGCGGTTGTGGAAGGCGACGTGGTTAAGATGTTCTATGGTGTGGCTGATACGTCTATGGCTTGTGCAGAACTAAGTGTACAAGAGATCTTAGATTCATTGACCTATATAAAGTAGTTGTTAATAGTGCCAAAATTGTGTTCACGCGATTTTGGCCTTTCGTTTGTTTTTTACCAATAGGAGCTTATAACAAGGCAGGTGACGTTTCGATGAAACTGAATGACAATTGGAAGATGAAGCATTTTGATGTGGGGGCTGCTCGTGACCTGGAGGTCGCTTCGCCTGAGTATATTGATTATTTTTGGATGACAACGGCGGTGCCGGGCGATGTCCATTCTACCTTAATCGAACGGAAATTGATCGACGATCCCTTTTACGGGCACAACGACCTGAAATGTCAGTGGGTCGAGGAAAAGGTGTGGTGGTACCGGTCGACGTTTGATTTTCATGACGAGATACAACAAGGCGACCGCTATGAGCTCATTTTCGAAGGCCTCGATACGTTCGCAACAGTGTATCTAAACGGAGTGGAGATCGGTTCAACGGAGAATATGTTTATCAGCCACACCTTTGAAGTAGCACGCGAGCTGAAACAAGGGAAAAACGTGCTGGCGGTTCGGTTTGATCCTGTCACAGTGCATGTCAAAGATAAGGTGCAATATTACTGGTCCGGTTTTAGCAAAAAAAGAATTTGGACGCGGAAAGCCCAAAGTCATTATGGCTGGGATTGGGGCCCACGGTTGGTTGCTGCTGGGATTTGGAAGGATGTTCGTTTAGAAAAACGTTCTACAGCAAAAATTGATCACTTGTTTGCGAGAACCACATCGGTTGATGCTGACAAAGCTACCGTTGAAGTGGATGTGGACATTACCTCGTACACACGGGAAAAAGAATTCGAGGTCCTCATCAGTCTAAACGACGGCGAGGAACCAATCACCACCTCGAAGGTGAAAGTTGACCGGAAAAAAGCAACGGCTATCCTGGAGGTTGATGAACCTAAACTATGGTGGACGCATGATATCGGAACGCCATATCTGTACCAGTTGAAGGTCGAGTTGCTAGCCGATGGAACGAAAATCGAGGAAAAAGAAGAAGCCCTCGGTATCCGAACGATCGAAGTCAGACGAAGAGACGAGAATGGTGATCCAAGCTTTACCTTCGTCCTAAACGGCGAAAAGATTTTTGCCAAGGGGGCCAACTGGATTCCGATTGATAGTTTCATAGGAGCGGTGCCTGACACCCGCTATAAGCAACTGATTAAGATGTCGAAGAACGCGAACATGAATATGCTCCGCGTGTGGGGGGGCGGCATCTATGAAAAAGAGGTGTTCTATGAAGAGTGCAACCGCCTGGGAATCCTAGTGTGGCAGGACTTCATGTTCTCCTGTGCACTCTATCCGGATTACAACAAAAACTTCATGGCCAATGTTCGTGAAGAAATTAGTCATGTGGTTAAACGTCTGCGCAATCACCCGTGCCTGGCGATTTGGTGCGGCAACAACGAAAATGATTGGTTATATGAAGCATTAAAGTCTTCCGGCGAGATTACGCATCCTTATTACGGCGAGAAAATCTACCATGAGTTAATGCCGGAATTACTAGAGGAACTCGACCCAACCCGGCTGTTTTGGCCAAGCTCCCCGTTTGGCGGGAATGACCATAACTCCAGGGAAGAGGGCGACACGCATAATTGGCAGGTGTGGCACGGGAATATCGAACCGCGGGTGTTCGGTGAACCGCAGCGTGTTAATTATAGTATCGATGGCCTTTCTTTTAAAAATTTCAAAACGGACACAACGCTGTTTGCCAGCGAATTTGGCATGCATGCTTCGTCTAACCGCTACACATTAGAACGGAATATCCCAAAGGAACAATTTTTCTGGGGAAGCGAAGAAATGGCGTACAGGAACAAAGATATTCACCATCCTAAAGGAATATTGTTAATGGAAGGGTATACTGGTGCTCCGAAGGACCTTGATGAATATATTTCCTATTCGATGCTTACGCAGGCGGAAGGTTTAAAGTTTGGGATTGAGCATTATCGCCGCAACAAGCCGCATACAAGCGGTGCATTGTTCTGGCAGCTGAACGATTGCTGGCCGGGGACGAGCTGGTCGGTGATCGATTATTATTTATTGCCGAAGGCGTCCTATCACTATGCGCGGAAATTCTTCAGCCCGATTCTTTTGACGCTCGATCAAACGCCAGGGGAAGATATCAAGGTGTGGGTCGTGAATGACAAGTTAGAAGCCTATCAGGATGAAATTGAGCTCGCGGTGTACGATTTTAGCGGGGAAAAGGTGTTTGCTAAGGAATGGCAAGTCAGTGTGGAAGCCAATGCGGCGATACAGATTGCGACCGTCCTTGAACGAGAAGCGCTCGGTGGATTAGAGCCGGAGGAGGCCGTGATGGTTATCCGTTGGAAAAATCAACGAGCTGGTGAGAACTTCTATTATTTCCGCGATCAAAAGAATTTGCGATTCGAAGAGGCTGAATTGACGGTTTCAGTCAATAAGAAGACGAACGAGTTGACTGTCTCTACGAATTCACTTGCACGGATGGTCACGATTGAACTCGACCAGGAGCAGCTAGTAATGGAGGATAATTTCTTTGACCTACTCACAAATGAGACTCGTGTTATTGGAATTGAGCAGGCGCAGGGAAAAGAAATTCCTTGGGAGACTTTACGAGTAAAAGCGATCAATAGCAAGAAAGGATGAGTCAAATGAAGGCAGCCGTTTTGCAGGGTACAAAGCAGTTAGAAGTGGTAGAGTGGGAGAATCCAAGACCACTAGCCCATGAGGTGGTTGTGAAAGTGAAAAGCTGTGGGATTTGCGGCACGGACCAGCATATCTACCATGGACATCCAGGCTCTGCCGAGGTTCATCCGCCGATCGTGCTTGGACATGAGTTAGCGGGAGAAGTGGTGGAAGTAGGTTCGGAGGTTACGAGTTTACAAGCAGGCGACCGTGTGTCGATTGATCCGAACATTTACTGTGGAACCTGTGAGTACTGCCGCAGCAATCGTGCGCATCTTTGCCAACAACTTCAGGCAGTTGGTGTCACAAGAGATGGTGGCATGGCCGAATATTGTACGGTGCCAAGCGCGAACGGCTATAAGATACCGGATGAAATGACGTTTGAAGAAGCTGCCTTGGTGGAGCCGTTAGGCTGTGTGTTGCATGGCTTTAGAAAAATAACCCTGACACCGCTTAGCAGGGTATTGATTATCGGCGGCGGATTTATTGGCCAGTTGTTTTTGCAATTGGTGAAGCAACAGCATGTTCAATCGATTGTTGTCAGTGAGCCGGCTGATAATAAAAGAGAGCTTCTGTATCAGCTGGGAGCGGATGACGTCGTTCAACCTATGGATGCTGCGAAGCTTGAAGCAGATGTCGTGATTGAATGTGTCGGCCGACCAGAAAGCATGGAGCTTGCCGTGAAATCAGCGGCCAAAGGCGGGCAGGTGCTACTTTTCGGAGTGGCTGCACCAGACACCGTGATTTCTGTGTCGCCGTTTGAGATTTTTTCAAAAGAACTAACAATCAAAGGGTCGTTTATTAACCCTTATACACATGAGGAAGCGATTAGGTTGATTGCGAAAAAGGTAGTTGATGTGGGCTCGCTCATCTCGCACCGTTTTACTAAAGAGGAACTGCCGGTAGCAATGGCGGAGTATCCTTCACTCGGAGTGTCTAAAGGGATTATTACACATTAAAGCGACGGGGGACAGTCCCCCGTTGCTTTAATGCCCCATTGCTTTAAAGGAGATTAAACTATGTTTCAAATTTTTAAATCGTTTTCCACGGAATTAAAGTTTTATTTGCTGATGAATACCTTTTTTTCCTTTGGCGGAGCCTTGTCGGGGGTCTTTCAAAGCGTGTTTTTGTGGAAACTGGATAAAACGTATTCCCTGCTCGCGTATTATAGCTTGTATTGGTCATTGGCGATCATTGTTTTTTTCGGGGTGTGTGCCTGGATTGCCAGGAAAACAAGTCCGATGATCACGATGCGGTTAGGATTTGTTTTTTACCTAATCACCTATCTCATTATGCTGGTCTTCCATGATACGTTACGAGATCACATCTTTTTGCTCGGAATGTCCAATGGTTTGGCGATGAGCCTTTACTATGTGGGCGTTCATATGGCCGTATTAGATTTGACTACGAATGATAAGCGCGATCAGTTTTTGTATATTCAAGGGATTTTGCTGACGATTGGAGGGGTCATTGCTCCGCTAATTGCCGGTGTGTTGATCTCCCAATTCCAAGGTATGGTTGGTTATTATGTAGTTTTTATTGCGACCTGCGTGTTTTTCTTCATTTCTTTCTTGGTTTCGTTAAAAGTAAAAGGAAGTCCGGTGACGACAAAGAGTCATTTCTGGGATGTGATCAAGCGACCGTCACCGGAATGGATGAAGATGTACAAGGTCATGTTTGCCGATGGCATTGTGTCCGGTGTTTACTCTACTTTTTTAATTACGATGATTACCTTCAAGGTTGCCGGGGGAGAACTGAGCTTAGGAGTGTATAATACGGCGGCGGAGATTGTCGCGATTGTCGCATTCTATGTGCTCGCTAAGTTCTCGAATCCCAAATATCGGTTGGCGATTTTTGCGATAGGCTCGATTAGTGTATTTTTTAGCTCTGTCTTATTATCCGTATTGCCAGTGCTTTTTTCGTTGGTGGTCTTTGGAATTATATCTCCTGTAGCGATGAATATGATCACGACCTCGATGAATGCCATGATTTATGAATCAATTGAAAAGGATCCGCTGTATAAGGAACGGCGTTTGGACTATATTATCATTCGCGAAATTCCACTTGGTGTGGGAAGGATTATCGGGGTGTTCCTGTTTTTAGCGATGAGGAAATACTTTGATTTTGAACAGCTTTTACCTGTATCCTTTAGCCTTTTTCCTATTGTGTATGTCATAATGATTCCAGCGCTCTATTTTATTTGGAAAAGGCCGAAAAAGGAAGCTGTGCTTGGGCCAAATGAATGCTAGGATAAATTTTAAAATGGGGGAATTGCTGTATGCTAGGTGCCATTGAAGCAGGCGGAACCAAGTTTGTATGTGCAGTGGGAGATGAAAAGGGAGCGATTGTGGAACGAATTCAAATCCCGACCACTGTACCTGAGGAAACGATGCCACAGGTCATTGCCTTTTTTAAAAAATATGTTGTCGAAGCAATCGGGATTGGGTCGTTCGGACCCATTGATGTGAATGTGGAGAGTCCAACTTACGGGTATATTACGTCTACGCCGAAACCGGGGTGGAAGGATTATCCGTTCGTTCAGACGATAAAGGAAGCGTTCGGTGTGCCGATTGGATTTAATACGGATGTGAACGCGGCGGCGTTAGGCGAGGCTTCGTTTGGTGCGGCGAAAGGGTTGGACAGCTGTTTGTATATTACGGTTGGCACCGGGATTGGTGCAGGCGCGATTGTGCAGGGACAGCTTTTGCAAGGGTGGTCTCATCCAGAAATGGGTCATATTCTGTTACGACGTCATCCGAATGATGGATTTGAAGGGAAGTGCCCTTATCATGGTGATTGTTTGGAAGGCTTGGCGGCCGGTCCTGCGATTGAAGCGCGCTGGGGAGAAAAAGGCGTGAATTTGGTGGATCGTCCAGAGGTTTGGGACCTGGAGGGCTACTACTTAGCTCAAGCTCTCATGCAATATATTCTGATCCTTTCGCCGAAAAAAATCATCCTCGGCGGGGGAGTGAGCCACCAGGAAGCCGTCTTTGCAGCCATCTATAAGTACCTGCCAGAGCTGTTGAACGATTACGTCTCATTACCAGAACTATCCGACTACATCGTGCGCCCGGGACTAGGCGACGATGCCGGGATTACTGGGGCATTGATGCTCGCGGAAAGAGCAAAATAAAAAGAGAGGGGACAGTCCCCCAGCGCTTTAACGCGGCGGGGGACTGTCCCTCTCTTTCTTTTTATTGTTGTTTTTTTCCAGCGAGTGTTTCATACGCTGCATCATCCGGTGCATCGCCTTTTGGCCAGTCATAAGCCTTTTTCGCAAAGTCTGGGCGTTGTTGAAGCTTATTGATGTAAGCAGCTATATTCATTGCCTCTTCATCGGTAAATGAGCCGGCTTCATAGCCACCCATAGGCGACTTCGGCATATAGGCTTGGATAAATCCAGCAGCTGTTCGAACCCTTGCCATTCCAGCACCGATATTATAGGAATTGTCTCCCCATAACGGGGTGCCTAGTGCACCGCCATCGCCACCTTCACCGTGACAGGTAATGCACGCTTTATTGTAGAGCTCTTTGCCGGCTTCTGCATTAACCGTCGCTAAATCGCCTTGACCCTTTTTAAGTGAAGCCCAAGGACGTTCTTTTGTCCCATCAGGTACATTTTGAGAAATATAGGTGTAATAAGCAACCATTGCTTTCATTTCTTGGCTATCTTTTGGCAGAGGTTTTCCGTTCATGCTTCGAACAAAACATCCGTTAATGCGGTCCTCTAACGTGACATCTCTACCGGCACGTGAATTATATTGTGGATAGGTTTTGGCGACGCCAACAAGGTCAAGAGAACCATTCACACCTCCGTTTGCATGACAGCTGGTACAGTTTAATTTATTCCCTACATAACCATCCAGGGCGCTGCTTGTTTCGTTATGGTATTTTTCCCCTAATTTGATTAATTGGCCTTCTTCTCCGTCAGGCACTTCGTCCATGCTAGGAGGCAGGTAAGGGTGGGAGGGTTCTCCTGTTGTTTGTGATTCCTCCATACTTGCTGTTGCTGTTTCAGTTTCGTTTGGATTTGCCTTCACGTATAGGTAGAGGAATGAAAACCCTAACACTAACGTAACGAGAATGGCGGTAATAGAATAAATGGCTTCCTTCTTACTCATGTTTGTTCTCCTTTCTTTCGATGCGTAATTGTCCTATAAAAATTGGGGATATATTGATTAATTAAAATTATAGAATAATAGACTGACGTATTTACCCCGATAGGTACAAGGTTCAAAAAGTTCTCACATTTATCGACACAAAATGGACACTTGTAGGGGTAGGGGTATTCCTTGGTTAATCTGATACTATGAGCGAATAATGTTTACCACGTTTGATCCAACTGAAACCTGCACACGCAAAAAAAAAGCACTCACAAATAAGTGAGCGCTTCGTTCTTGTTAAAATTCATAAACTGCTTTGCTATTGAGACAGTGCGTGAGAAAGGTGCCGTCCCACGGCTTTTTTAACTTCTCGATTTTTTGGCAATAATCGCTTACTACTTCTTTCTGCCCATCGAAATCTCGCGCTTCCTGGCTGTAATAAATAATCTCCCCATTGAATTGGAATTCCGTAA from Bacillus sp. SLBN-46 encodes:
- a CDS encoding DUF1861 family protein, encoding MTVLTKGNVKTCEQLVEEFAKTPMNPEKIIFTGVGENDVYNISAPFEDEGELVIAGRVESRDSEHSNVHFFVEREGQWVPREGAPVLELQDPFFTKIAGELVLGGVQIFPHPINKGALGWRTVFYKGANIASLKEFAKGPDGMKDLRLIELKDGSIGVLTRPQGEKGGRGKIGWTRIASLDELTIDVVEQAPLLEGQFINEQWGGANEPHLLANGLVGVLGHIASFDEEGNRHYYPMVFALNPETGDISDIELIATRSHFLPGPAKRPDLIDVVFSGGLVRKGDGTADMYAGISDAEAQKITIIDPFLQYEG
- a CDS encoding glycoside hydrolase family 130 protein codes for the protein MNVYRYEQNPLVTPADVTPHREDFEVIGAFNAGVTTFNDEIIMMLRVAERPISHDPNIVKAPIYNPQTNELEIIEFRLDDPTYDFSDPRVIRRSGDTQGFEYLTSIAYLRIARSNDGGHHFTIDEKPFVYPSNELETFGIEDPRITKIDDTYYIYFSAVSPVGVGESMVSTKDFVTTEHHGMIFAPENKDVLIFPEKINGKYYAIHRPVPKSVGMPEMWIAESTNLIHWGNHKHLLGLREGMWDSARMGGGAVPFKTEKGWLELYHGATTDHRYCMGAVLLDLEDPTKVIARSDQPILEPEAEYEVEGFFGNVVFSCGAVVEGDVVKMFYGVADTSMACAELSVQEILDSLTYIK
- a CDS encoding glycosyl hydrolase 2 galactose-binding domain-containing protein, producing MKLNDNWKMKHFDVGAARDLEVASPEYIDYFWMTTAVPGDVHSTLIERKLIDDPFYGHNDLKCQWVEEKVWWYRSTFDFHDEIQQGDRYELIFEGLDTFATVYLNGVEIGSTENMFISHTFEVARELKQGKNVLAVRFDPVTVHVKDKVQYYWSGFSKKRIWTRKAQSHYGWDWGPRLVAAGIWKDVRLEKRSTAKIDHLFARTTSVDADKATVEVDVDITSYTREKEFEVLISLNDGEEPITTSKVKVDRKKATAILEVDEPKLWWTHDIGTPYLYQLKVELLADGTKIEEKEEALGIRTIEVRRRDENGDPSFTFVLNGEKIFAKGANWIPIDSFIGAVPDTRYKQLIKMSKNANMNMLRVWGGGIYEKEVFYEECNRLGILVWQDFMFSCALYPDYNKNFMANVREEISHVVKRLRNHPCLAIWCGNNENDWLYEALKSSGEITHPYYGEKIYHELMPELLEELDPTRLFWPSSPFGGNDHNSREEGDTHNWQVWHGNIEPRVFGEPQRVNYSIDGLSFKNFKTDTTLFASEFGMHASSNRYTLERNIPKEQFFWGSEEMAYRNKDIHHPKGILLMEGYTGAPKDLDEYISYSMLTQAEGLKFGIEHYRRNKPHTSGALFWQLNDCWPGTSWSVIDYYLLPKASYHYARKFFSPILLTLDQTPGEDIKVWVVNDKLEAYQDEIELAVYDFSGEKVFAKEWQVSVEANAAIQIATVLEREALGGLEPEEAVMVIRWKNQRAGENFYYFRDQKNLRFEEAELTVSVNKKTNELTVSTNSLARMVTIELDQEQLVMEDNFFDLLTNETRVIGIEQAQGKEIPWETLRVKAINSKKG
- a CDS encoding zinc-dependent alcohol dehydrogenase family protein, yielding MSQMKAAVLQGTKQLEVVEWENPRPLAHEVVVKVKSCGICGTDQHIYHGHPGSAEVHPPIVLGHELAGEVVEVGSEVTSLQAGDRVSIDPNIYCGTCEYCRSNRAHLCQQLQAVGVTRDGGMAEYCTVPSANGYKIPDEMTFEEAALVEPLGCVLHGFRKITLTPLSRVLIIGGGFIGQLFLQLVKQQHVQSIVVSEPADNKRELLYQLGADDVVQPMDAAKLEADVVIECVGRPESMELAVKSAAKGGQVLLFGVAAPDTVISVSPFEIFSKELTIKGSFINPYTHEEAIRLIAKKVVDVGSLISHRFTKEELPVAMAEYPSLGVSKGIITH
- a CDS encoding MFS transporter; this encodes MFQIFKSFSTELKFYLLMNTFFSFGGALSGVFQSVFLWKLDKTYSLLAYYSLYWSLAIIVFFGVCAWIARKTSPMITMRLGFVFYLITYLIMLVFHDTLRDHIFLLGMSNGLAMSLYYVGVHMAVLDLTTNDKRDQFLYIQGILLTIGGVIAPLIAGVLISQFQGMVGYYVVFIATCVFFFISFLVSLKVKGSPVTTKSHFWDVIKRPSPEWMKMYKVMFADGIVSGVYSTFLITMITFKVAGGELSLGVYNTAAEIVAIVAFYVLAKFSNPKYRLAIFAIGSISVFFSSVLLSVLPVLFSLVVFGIISPVAMNMITTSMNAMIYESIEKDPLYKERRLDYIIIREIPLGVGRIIGVFLFLAMRKYFDFEQLLPVSFSLFPIVYVIMIPALYFIWKRPKKEAVLGPNEC
- a CDS encoding ROK family protein: MLGAIEAGGTKFVCAVGDEKGAIVERIQIPTTVPEETMPQVIAFFKKYVVEAIGIGSFGPIDVNVESPTYGYITSTPKPGWKDYPFVQTIKEAFGVPIGFNTDVNAAALGEASFGAAKGLDSCLYITVGTGIGAGAIVQGQLLQGWSHPEMGHILLRRHPNDGFEGKCPYHGDCLEGLAAGPAIEARWGEKGVNLVDRPEVWDLEGYYLAQALMQYILILSPKKIILGGGVSHQEAVFAAIYKYLPELLNDYVSLPELSDYIVRPGLGDDAGITGALMLAERAK
- a CDS encoding c-type cytochrome translates to MSKKEAIYSITAILVTLVLGFSFLYLYVKANPNETETATASMEESQTTGEPSHPYLPPSMDEVPDGEEGQLIKLGEKYHNETSSALDGYVGNKLNCTSCHANGGVNGSLDLVGVAKTYPQYNSRAGRDVTLEDRINGCFVRSMNGKPLPKDSQEMKAMVAYYTYISQNVPDGTKERPWASLKKGQGDLATVNAEAGKELYNKACITCHGEGGDGGALGTPLWGDNSYNIGAGMARVRTAAGFIQAYMPKSPMGGYEAGSFTDEEAMNIAAYINKLQQRPDFAKKAYDWPKGDAPDDAAYETLAGKKQQ